CTTTATTTCCTTTTAGGGTTATATATCTACCTGTTTCATAGTTTATTATTGATTTGTAGAACTCTATATTCTTATGATCCAATTTGATAGTGCATTCTTTTTTAGGGACATACAATGGTCCCAAATTGTATATTGACCAATCACAAGAAAATGAGTCATAAGGAAACGTTTCAATATCACGACAGAAATTAAGTAGGTCTTTTCTGGATATTGTGGATAACAAATATTGATTAAAGTAATTTCCATAAATAGTACTTGTTCCATTTATCTTATAAAAACTATTATCAATACAAACGGTATCTCCAGGTAACCCGATACATCTTTTCACATAGAAATTATTATAATCTATATCGATTCGAGCATTTCCTTTTCTGAAGGGGAAATTAAACACAATAATATCATTCCTTTTTATAGAACCTATTCCTCTTATCCTCTTTGCATCTTTTTTATCACCCGTTCCAAAAAGGAATCTGGG
The Dysgonomonas mossii genome window above contains:
- the lepB gene encoding signal peptidase I produces the protein MTKSKLNKRYGKKIAFIIKVIVMVFFIMLFIRLFIFSTYSIHTESMYPTLIDGDQLLVNKFIHGPRFLFGTGDKKDAKRIRGIGSIKRNDIIVFNFPFRKGNARIDIDYNNFYVKRCIGLPGDTVCIDNSFYKINGTSTIYGNYFNQYLLSTISRKDLLNFCRDIETFPYDSFSCDWSIYNLGPLYVPKKECTIKLDHKNIEFYKSIINYETGRYITLKGNKVYLDSSEIGSYCFRHDYYFVGGDNVFNSYDSRYWGLLPEKAIVGVATHILRSTDPITNKYREERFLKALE